The following proteins are co-located in the Bos indicus isolate NIAB-ARS_2022 breed Sahiwal x Tharparkar chromosome 8, NIAB-ARS_B.indTharparkar_mat_pri_1.0, whole genome shotgun sequence genome:
- the LOC109562517 gene encoding olfactory receptor 13C7-like, with product MKLANQSTVAGFVLLGLSNQPKLEKMFFVLILLMYLVILLGNGVLILVTILDSCLHTPMYFFLGNLSFLDICYTTSSIPLVLDGFLTPRKTISFSACAIQMFLSFAMGATECVLLGMMALDRYVAICNPLRYPVVMRKAVYVSMAASSWLAGGANSLVQISLAVQLPFCGDNVINHFTCEILAVLKLACADISINVVSMGVANVIFLGVPVLFILVSYIFILTTILRIPSVEGRKKAFSTCSAHLTVVVIFYGTILFMYGKPKSKDSLGADNQDVSDKLISLFYGVLIPMLNPIIYSLRNKDVKVTVKNLVSQKCFPR from the coding sequence atgaaactggCCAACCAATCCACTGTGGCAGGATTCGTCTTGCTGGGGCTGTCGAATCAGCCGAAGCTGGAGAAAATGTTCTTTGTGCTCATCCTGCTCATGTACCTGGTGATCCTACTGGGCAACGGGGTCCTCATCCTGGTGACCATCCTTGACTCCTGCCTGCACacgcccatgtacttcttcctggggAACCTCTCCTTCCTGGACATCTGCTACACAACCTCTTCCATCCCTCTAGTCCTAGATGGCTTCCTTACTCCCCGGAAAACCATCTCTTTCTCAGCCTGTGCCATACAGATGTTCCTCTCCTTTGCCATGGGAGCCACAGAGTGTGTGCTTCTGGGCATGATGGCACTTGATCGCTACGTGGCCATCTGCAACCCCCTGAGATACCCTGTGGTCATGAGAAAGGCTGTCTATGTGTCCATGGCTGCCAGCTCCTGGCTGGCTGGTGGAGCTAACTCCTTGGTACAGATCTCTCTTGCAGTACAATTACCCTTCTGCGGGGACAATGTCATCAACCACTTCACCTGTGAGATCCTGGCTGTCCTGAAGTTGGCCTGTGCTGACATCTCCATCAATGTGGTCAGTATGGGGGTGGCCAATGTGATCTTCCTGGGGGTCCCAGTTCTGTTCATTCTTGTCTCCTACATCTTCATCCTTACCACCATCCTGAGGATCCCCTCAGTTGAGGGGAGGAAAAAGGCCTTCTCTACCTGCTCTGCCCACCTCACTGTGGTGGTCATCTTCTATGGGACTATTCTTTTCATGTATGGGAAGCCCAAATCTAAGGACTCCCTGGGGGCAGATAACCAGGATGTTTCAGACAAGCTCATCTCCCTCTTCTACGGGGTGCTGATTCCCATGCTCAACCCCATCATTTACAGCCTGAGAAACAAGGATGTGAAGGTCACTGTGAAGAATCTAGTGAGTCAGAAATGCTTCCCTAGGTGA
- the LOC109562696 gene encoding olfactory receptor 13C7-like: MEASNQSSVTEFVLLGLSAHPKLEKTFFVLILSMYLVILLGNGVLILVTVSDSHLHTPMYFFLGNLSFLDICYTTSSVPLVLDGFLTPRKTIPFSACAIQMFLSFAMGATECVLLGMMAFDRYMAICNPLRYPVVMRKAVYVSMAASSWLAGGANSLVQISLAVQLPFCGDNVINHFTCEILAVLKLACADISINVVSMGVANVIFLGVPVLFILVSYIFILTTILRIPSVEGRKKAFSTCSAHLTVVVIFYGTILFMYGKPKSKDPLGADKQELADKLISLFYGLLTPMLNPIIYSLRNKDVKAAVKNLVVQKHSTQ; encoded by the coding sequence ATGGAAGCATCCAACCAATCCAGCGTGACAGAGTTTGTCTTGCTGGGCCTCTCTGCCCACCCCAAACTAGAGAAAACGTTCTTTGTGCTTATCCTGTCCATGTACCTGGTGATCCTGCTGGGCAATGGGGTCCTCATCCTGGtgactgtgtctgactctcacctgcacacacccatgtatttcttcctgggGAACCTCTCCTTCCTGGACATCTGCTACACAACCTCCTCAGTCCCCCTGGTCCTGGATGGCTTCCTGACCCCCAGGAAAACTATCCCCTTCTCAGCCTGTGCCATACAGATGTTCCTCTCCTTTGCCATGGGAGCCACAGAGTGTGTGCTTCTGGGCATGATGGCATTTGATCGCTACATGGCCATCTGCAACCCCCTGAGATACCCTGTGGTCATGAGAAAGGCTGTCTACGTGTCCATGGCTGCCAGCTCCTGGCTGGCTGGTGGAGCTAACTCCTTGGTACAGATCTCTCTTGCAGTACAATTACCCTTCTGCGGGGACAATGTCATCAACCACTTCACCTGTGAGATCCTGGCTGTCCTGAAGTTGGCCTGTGCTGACATCTCCATCAATGTGGTCAGTATGGGGGTGGCCAATGTGATCTTCCTGGGGGTCCCAGTTCTGTTCATTCTTGTCTCCTACATCTTCATCCTTACCACCATCCTGAGGATCCCCTCAGTTGAGGGGAGGAAAAAGGCCTTCTCTACCTGCTCTGCCCACCTCACTGTGGTGGTCATCTTCTATGGGACTATTCTTTTCATGTATGGGAAGCCCAAATCCAAGGACCCTCTGGGGGCAGACAAACAGGAACTTGCAGACAAACTCATCTCCCTCTTCTATGGACTTCTGACCCCCATGCTCAACCCCATAATCTACAGCCTCAGGAACAAAGATGTTAAGGCTGCTGTGAAGAACCTCGTGGTTCAGAAACACTCCACTCAGTGA
- the LOC109562697 gene encoding olfactory receptor 13C7-like produces MDRSNQTSPLVEFILLGLSAYPTLEKTLFVLIVLMYLVILLGNGVLILVTILDSRLHKPMYFFLGNLSFLDICYTTSSVPLILDSFLTPRKTVSFSACFGQMFLSFAMGATECVLLGMMAFDRYVAICNPLRYPVVMNKVACRPMAIGSWAAGITNSVVQTSQAVRLPFCGDNVINHFTCEILAVLKLACADISINVVSMVVANVIFLGVPVLFIFVSYVFIIATILRIPSGEGRKKAFSTCSAHLTVVVIFYGTILFMYGKPKNKDPLGADKQDLTDKLTSLFYGVVTPMLNPIIYSLRNKDVKAAVRNLVSQTHLTE; encoded by the coding sequence ATGGACAGGTCCAATCAGACCTCCCCGCTGGTGGAGTTCATTCTCCTGGGCCTCTCAGCCTACCCAACGCTGGAGAAAACACTCTTTGTGCTCATCGTGCTCATGTACCTGGTGATCCTGCTGGGCAATGGGGTCCTCATCCTAGTGACCATCCTTGACTCCCGCCTGCACAaacccatgtacttcttcctggggAACCTCTCCTTCCTGGACATCTGCTACACAACCTCCTCAGTCCCCCTCATCCTTGACAGCTTCCTGACCCCCAGGAAAACTGTCTCTTTCTCAGCCTGTTTTGGGCAGATGTTCCTCTCCTTTGCCATGGGAGCTACAGAATGTGTGCTTCTGGGCATGATGGCGTTTgatcgctatgtggccatctgcaaccCCCTGAGGTATCCTGTAGTCATGAACAAGGTTGCCTGCAGGCCTATGGCTATTGGCTCCTGGGCAGCTGGTATCACCAACTCTGTAGTTCAGACATCCCAGGCTGTGAGACTGCCATTCTGTGGGGACAATGTCATCAACCACTTCACCTGTGAGATCCTGGCTGTCCTGAAGTTGGCCTGTGCTGATATCTCCATCAATGTGGTCAGTATGGTCGTGGCCAATGTGATTTTCCTAGGAGTCCCAGTTCTGTTCATTTTTGTCTCCTATGTGTTCATCATTGCTACCATCCTGAGGATCCCCtctggagaggggaggaaaaaggccttctccacctgctctgCCCACCTCACAGTTGTGGTCATCTTCTACGGGACCATCCTCTTCATGTATGGGAAGCCCAAAAACAAGGACCCCCTGGGGGCAGACAAACAGGACCTTACAGACAAGCTCACCTCCCTCTTCTATGGGGTGGTGACCCCCATGCTCAACCCCATCATCTACAGCCTCAGGAACAAGGACGTGAAGGCTGCTGTGAGGAACCTGGTGAGTCAGACACACCTAACTGAGTGA